GGCGTTCTCATAAGAGATTTCCACCCTCGCAGAGATCTCTACCCCTCCCTGCCCCATCCGCCTGTAATCATCGATGATTTCATAGGCGACGCCATCGAAAAGAATGAATCCTTTTCCAGTAGAGACGCTCTTGCAATAAAGGAGCTTATGCTGAAAATCAGCCGGGAAGGGTTGGATCTGGGCATTAGAGATAAGATCAGAATGGGCTGGCTCCTTTTTAAGAACCGGATGAACACCAAAGAGGCGGAAGATCTCTATACTAAATATTTTGCAGGCTGGGGAGGAGAGGCCACAACTTTCAGTTTCACAGGCTACAAAGACGGGCAGCCGGTCAAAACTGTAGTCAGAGACCAGAATTCACCGGTCAGCCTGAAGTTGAAAGCCGACAGGGAGACTCTCCATGAAGGAGAAACCTGGGACTGTCTCCGCTGTACTGTCCATCTGGAGGACGAATATGCCAATGCAGTCAGATATGCCCATGAAAGCATAACTCTGGAGACAGAAGGGCCGGTCGGCATAATCGGGCCGAAAGTTCTCCCCCTCACCGGTGGCTCTACAGGATTCTGGGTAAGAACGGCAGGAGCAGCGGGAACCGGAACGATTAGGCTGAAATCGGAAAGGTTCGGCGTTATAAAAAAGGAAATCCGAATAACGAAGAATTAATAAAAGCGGGATAAGCTTCAGGGGAATAAAGTGATTTACAGTCTCGGCAATAAAGGATTACAGTAGTTTCATGGATAACTTCCATTACTTGAATACAATCGAAAATCTCTGTGTAGAAAACGGCAAACTGCAGGCTATCATTGAATCCAGTACCAATGGAATCATTGAAGTTGATATAAAAGGGAATATTCTATCGTCTAATCCCGCTTTTTATCATATGGTCAATATTTCTCCCCGTGACGGAGTCAAATACAATCTGGGGAAATTGCTCAACTCGGAAGATATTGAAGAGGCCTTATCCACACTGGCCCATGGCGAAGAAGAAATCCTTGTAAAGGGCTTTCATGTTCCGGTCACTCATGGCGGCAGGGAGGTGATGCATTATCTGGAAATCAAATTTTCCTGCGTCCCCGTCATGAACGATGACTTTATCATCGGTATAGTCAAAGACAAAACGGATATTATGAGAGCTCTGGAAAACAGAGAGGAATATATCAGCACGCTCCTCAATATGATCCACGAACTGAAGATAGATAACAGAGATTCAATTTATCATATAGCTTCTCTGGTGGAACTACGGGATCACACTACGGGAAAACATCTGGAAAGAGTCGAATCCTATACGAGAAAACTGGCTCAGGAATACATGCATAATTTCGGAGACAGGGATGAGAGATTGACTGATTCCTTTGTCGAGGATATGGCGATTTCCTCCATTCTGCACGACATCGGCAAAGTAGCCATTTCCGATACGATACTTCAGAAGCCCGACAAGCTGACAAGCAGTGAATTCGAATCCATAAAAGAGCATACGATTATTGCCGGTGAGGCATTGAAGGAATACAAAGGGCGAAAGGACTTTCTGGCTATGGGCCGGGAAATCGCCACATACCATCACGAAAAATGGGACGGCACCGGGTATCCCACAGGAAAGAAAGGAGCGACCATTCCCCTTTCCGCCAGAATTGTGGCACTATGCGACACCTATGATGCCCTCGTATCGGAGCGCCCGTACAAAGATGCCTACAGTCATAAAAAAGCCATTGAAATCATTAAAGAGGAAAGCGGCATATCCTTCGACCCTGATATTGTAGAGCTTTTTCTCAAAATCAATGATGAGTTTCTGAAAATCAGACAGTTCTATGACGACGATTCCTGAGATTCCTCAACCACATCGCTCTCTTTATAATCGATCATATTCGGCATATCGAGGGAGCCTTTCTGTCTGAGCAAAGCCTCCACCTTCTCAGGCGACGGCCCCATCAGAGACATCAGTTCCTTCTGTGTCTTCTGCAGCAGCCTGAGGTCCTCTTCGGAAATCTCCAGAGGCTTGAAGTCTTCGGATTTCATATAATCGGCTATGCGGCCCTGAATCCCCTTGAACAGATCGCTGTCCAGAAAAGAATCGAGCCAGGGAAAATCGTATTCTTCTTCTACACTGTCATCCTCACGCATAAGATCGGCAATGTTGCGGTTGATTTTCTCCTTTTCCTGATTTCCGATTTCGAGCGATTCAATCTGCTTATACAGTTTATCAATAAGTTTGTTTTTCTCTTCCAGCTGCCGTTTATGTTCGGCAATTCTCTTCTTTTCCTTCTTCTTGAAAAACCGCATATACGAGCCGAGCTCGTCTGCGTCTCCGGCAAGGCGGTTTAAAATGGAAGAGAGGCGGACAAGCAGTTCGTTATTCATCTCATAAGGGTAGCGGACCCGGTGATCAATTTCTCCCCAGGCTTCCTCAAAAAGCGTCCTCACCTGAACTTCTACCAGATAATCCTCATTCTTGGGCCGTGTTTTCAGTGTGTAATGTACTGACCGGTAACCGAATTTGTGTTCACGGATCTGGCAATTATTCCGTTTATAGAAATTGAGAATACGGTCGTTGTCACCGTAACGGACAAAAGCGACCGGCTCTTCTGCGAGATCCCAGTTGTCGCAGATGTATTTGTGGATATTGAGCCAGTCCTCCTTGAAAAGATGGAGGGCCCTGATCCCGATAAGGTCTTTGATCTCCGTCCGGTAATTATCTTTTGTAATCACCCTCCGGCTGTTCTCGGTCCGTTTTCTCACGATTTTTTCCAAAAGATGATCGGTCTCTTTAAGACGGTAGTTTATGGAGTGGATAACAGGGCTGCTGATCATCTGATCAACAACAAATCTTCCGACGGCGTCGAGCGTATCATGAAGAGAATCGTAATCTTTGGCGATAGATGTCAGCTCTGTCCATTTAATACCGGCTTCTTCAAGACTTTTGTCCGAAAGATCATATCTCGAGTAGAAATCGCATTTTCTCATTCCTATAAAATAAATAAAGCCATCCTTTCGGGCAAGAACATATTTCACTTGCCATTCAAACTTCATGAAAAGTAGTATGGATCTATGTTTAAGTATTTCGGCGGTATAGATGAGGCCGCTCTCGGACCGGTTCTCGGCCCTTATTGCGCAACAGCTCTGTCCTTTGAGATAAAGAATACAGAAGAGCTTTTCGATGTCTTCAGAGATTTTTCAATTCTTCAGATTGGCGACAGTAAGAAAATCTATACGTCCGGCAAGTCTCCGGCTCCCCTTGAGAAAACGGCGCTTTCCTTTTTCAGACAGTTTCACGGTTCCCTTCCTTCCAACCTATCCGCACTACTGAAAGAGCTGAATGTCGATAAAAGCCATCTTCATGAAATCAGAGAAATACCCTGGTTCTCAAATCTGCAAGATTACGCCCTTCCGGCGTTCTGCTCTCACGAAGAGATAGAACAATCCGCCAGCGAACTGACATTATTTTTTAAAAGCCGTTCCCTGACCCCCCGAAGTCTGATTTCGGATGTTGTTCCGGCACAAAGGTTTAACAGATATCTCCTGTCGGGAAAGAATAAGGGAGAAACCTGTCAGGCAATACTCTCTCCCCTCGTCCATCACATCTTCGATGAAAAAAGCCGGATTACTGTGGACAGACAGGGCGGCCGCCGGTATTACGGAGAATGGCTCATGGAACTATTTCCCCGTACAGCTCTGGCCATACGCCGGGAAACTGTTGATCTATCGGAATACGATGTCGGAGATTCAACAATCAGGTTTCAGGTAAAAGGTGATGATAAATATCTGGAGACCGCTCTGGCTTCGATCTTCTCCAAATACATCCGGGAGATGATGATGATCTGTTTTAACGATTACTGGTCTGAAAAAATCCCGGGGCTCAAAAGAACCGCGGGATATCCCCAGGACGGGAAGAGATTTATTCAGGACCTGGATAAAGCGGGAGTCTCCTATGAAAAGGAAACTCTTATCCGCATGAAGTAGGAACGATATCTATTCAGAAAGATCGCTCATTTCAATAGGAATGCGAAGCACTCCGTCATCATCTGTATAATCCCAGTTGACATTGAGAGTGAACTGGTATTCGTCCATATCCTCATCGACTGCCATGACGTCGTAACTGACTGTTTCATCAT
The Spirochaeta isovalerica genome window above contains:
- a CDS encoding RelA/SpoT domain-containing protein, giving the protein MRKCDFYSRYDLSDKSLEEAGIKWTELTSIAKDYDSLHDTLDAVGRFVVDQMISSPVIHSINYRLKETDHLLEKIVRKRTENSRRVITKDNYRTEIKDLIGIRALHLFKEDWLNIHKYICDNWDLAEEPVAFVRYGDNDRILNFYKRNNCQIREHKFGYRSVHYTLKTRPKNEDYLVEVQVRTLFEEAWGEIDHRVRYPYEMNNELLVRLSSILNRLAGDADELGSYMRFFKKKEKKRIAEHKRQLEEKNKLIDKLYKQIESLEIGNQEKEKINRNIADLMREDDSVEEEYDFPWLDSFLDSDLFKGIQGRIADYMKSEDFKPLEISEEDLRLLQKTQKELMSLMGPSPEKVEALLRQKGSLDMPNMIDYKESDVVEESQESSS
- a CDS encoding HD domain-containing phosphohydrolase codes for the protein MDNFHYLNTIENLCVENGKLQAIIESSTNGIIEVDIKGNILSSNPAFYHMVNISPRDGVKYNLGKLLNSEDIEEALSTLAHGEEEILVKGFHVPVTHGGREVMHYLEIKFSCVPVMNDDFIIGIVKDKTDIMRALENREEYISTLLNMIHELKIDNRDSIYHIASLVELRDHTTGKHLERVESYTRKLAQEYMHNFGDRDERLTDSFVEDMAISSILHDIGKVAISDTILQKPDKLTSSEFESIKEHTIIAGEALKEYKGRKDFLAMGREIATYHHEKWDGTGYPTGKKGATIPLSARIVALCDTYDALVSERPYKDAYSHKKAIEIIKEESGISFDPDIVELFLKINDEFLKIRQFYDDDS